The Cheilinus undulatus linkage group 17, ASM1832078v1, whole genome shotgun sequence genomic sequence ACAGTGACTCTGCAGCTCATATGGTAAGATGTATCATaaagaaattatatataaaggTGTTTCTCACCATAAAGTGCCACCTGTGTGTACTCTCTGTGAAAGACTTTGTGTTTGAGAACCAGAGCATAGTCAGTGTAGTTTGTATCCACCACTGTGATGTCTTTCACCATGTTGTGGCCTAAAACATAACATACTGGTGAGAAAAAAGACCTCTGGGAATAACATATCCacctaaaaaacaaagaatagaTGAATACAAATCCATATCACACTATTATTATCAAAGTGAGAAAGTTATAAAAGTATTTAATCCTCTAATTTCACTAGTAGTACGAGTAAGGCTTAATATGTTCACTATCTGTAAGTACTAGTAGACTGACTGCAAATTAAGTAGGCATTATAGACAAATCCTGGAGAGGGTTCTGGCAGCAGAGCTTACATCTCTGACTACCACTCTCATGGAGCACTAATTTGAGATGCAGTGTATCTctcagaacaaaaacacacactatacttttgaaataaaatcagattaaaatccAGTCAGGGTTATGGTAAGGGCTAAAGTAAGGGTTAGGATTCAAAAgtttaaagataaaaacctgattacaaaacgttaaataaaaacagtctcataggaaaaaagctcatcctccatgaaaacattctaatacAGCATGCGTAACTTATGTAGCTCCTGTAGCTGCGTAAACaatgtagataacagagctacaaaCCTAACATAGCTATGTGGCTAACATGattaaagctaagctcacaaagctacattatctacatagctacgttagctttagctatgtttgcttaagttcacattgctaaagctaacttagctacatcgACTCATGTAATAACCTTCAtcacatagctagcatagctacgtGATACTAAAAAGGGTTGTAAAATAATTGATCAACCCGTTTCAATAGTAGTTATACAATCTATCcgtttcatttatgaaatgctgctttgtctgtaatgtttgaaatgtggttATATCATGAATGTAAGTGcctgactttgtttatgaatgaggtttaattaaaaataataatctaaaactggaaatacattgtaacAGCAAAtgattacctccgccaaggaggttatgttcttcactattgggagggAGGGCTTATGGCGGAgatctgcgctctctgagtgcttttctagtttaatagTTTTATACATAGGCAGATTCTTTTTTCACATGTTGTGGATCAGTAAATACACCAGAAACCCAAATATACGAGcctaaaatactaaaaaaattgtgtttttatgacaCATCCCCTTAACATAAGAATTCAAAGTTGTCTACATTTTACCCTGCCATAGAAAAACTAAGGCCATACAGTAAAGTAATCTTCTCTCTTTTAGTGCAGTTTTGAGTAAGGTTAGCTTTTAGCAGACTCACGTGTGCTGAAGTAGGTGAACTGTCCAGGTGTGTTGGTCTTCTCATACTGGTACACCCTACTCACACACCCATAAggtctgcagcacaaacacaacacaaaatcaTGTCTATTTCCTTCAAACCATCTGTAACTTCTATAGTTTTCTAAAATTCAAATGTACTCACGTAGCGTCCCACATTGTCAGGTTGACGTTGCCGTTTGTCAGAGGTGTGATCGTGCCCATGGAGGCCTTCAGTTTATCTCTGAAGGGGGCAAATCTGGGAGAGTCATAGGCCAGACCCACCCGGTACCAATTACCTGCAAACTGAACATATAAACagtacttgtactttttccactggagtgttgatatgtCAGGATTAAACATCTCAGAGCTGATTTAACTACCAACTAATTTAACTATTTGAcggtgttgatccaccagtgttaattcaactctgtAAATAGTCAATCTAAGATCTGCCCACTGTGATTTCAATTTTGGGGTACATTTAGGCAGAgtttccccatcatgcccttgggcagtgtgttaagatgtgttttattttggtttagtTCTGTTTGGATGTTGTACAGTGACCCCTGCTGGGGTTcctttggtcatgtttctggtggattgttgttgtttatgatgtggggcacatttgcaccatgagtgaattTATCCtctgagttagagttcccatTTGTGCTTTTAGGTGCTCCTAAAAGATGCATAGTGCATATTCTTCACCAGTATGAATtaccttgctatgaggttgactctctgctttgtttgtgTCAGAGAAGACCCACCCTGCTATAGATTTTCAAGAtttgctgcagctctgtcatgaTATAGATAttgaacactttcaaaagtcTAGTttaactaacctgacacgccagatggatttgtttcacacatccatctggaaaacctttgatatgcagcgtttgggaaagggcagagcctttgaaaaaaaacttgaagggtgattggatgaacgttctgtccgtcacatctttacgggccaatcagagcaacaaaatatgtgaCGCTGTCGCAGCTACTGAGgtgcgcatgtgcagctaccgaggaataaactccatatagaactgcataacatgaccCATGGCGATTATAGACATGTCACttcacgacttttgtcatttttgaaaagaaaacaactcactgctgttctttgttcttttaacaaagaaatgttgtcaagttctgataaaactggcgctttagcaacatccacgctaatctcttcctccacaattgcaccggcctcttgttgctgcctgcttacgtcacaactccgccgcacctgagagtactgcccctcggcgctgattggtcctgtcaccttctaaccGAGCTCAAACCGCTCAGacaagagctttgcaagatggattcgccagtgagaaacacagaaacaggtgtatccatctgctttgcaaggttatagtTTAACTACGTGTATGGTTAAAGTTAACTCTTTATGAGTTATATTAACACTGTTAATTTTGCTGTACTTTATTATAGaagtgtgactttacctgaacaacctggttggagatctattctcttgttgttcttgccaataatgaaagatcatattttactgtaaaactccTCAGTAACTTCTCATTActtaaagtaaattttaactaaatactttttacttttacttgggtagatttatagaccagtacttttacttttacttttacttaagtaaattttaaccagagtaactacttttacttgagtacattagtcttgtactttttccacctctggtctCTGATTGTCTTGTTTGCTTTAATCAGTCATATGGATCTATATTTAAAggatatttcaatatttttgaagttgggttgtatctGGTACTTGGCAATAGCAACGGCATTGACATACAGAGATTTCAGTGCGCACCGCCCTTTAAGGACAACATGCTGGGGGCATTAGCAAGAAAGCTAGACTATACAGTACtacctttttaaattaaagttttaTATAAAAATTGGCCAGAACAGTGTTGGCTCAAGTGTAAGCTATCTAAAAAAATTGTGACTGTTTTGGAATGCAGCTTTTGGCTACGTGTTCCTCTGCCCCAGCGTATTTTCACCTCAAAACTAGTTACCTCGGCTCAATTTTTCTACTACTAACAGCTGACAAGTTTTCATAAGCGAAACACATTGTACTGACTGATTTTCCAATTTGTCTTTGGAATTTGAAGAAGATCCGTTAAACACCAGCACTGAgcaaggcagggaactctggatgaaGAGATAGGCAGGCTGCAGGCCTGATCAGTAATGTCCCTTAGAGTTGTAAAATTCaattgtctggagtctctctcatctgtttacagtagaattataaagtctaattgctgatggtatgaaagattttctaaatctttccgTCCTGCAGCGaagggataggagccgtccaccaccgttgtttctttggtcatttagagAGATATGAAGTGGACGATCCAtttcctcagaatggcctccacgtGGCCATTGCCAACACGTGGCAATTGTGGAAAGTTGCATCAGAAAATAGGCCAAACCTGAAGGCTTGAGCCAGCATTATATTCTGCCCCATTTTTACCAAGAACTTGCTAAGTTATGCTGATAAACTGTTCCCTTGTGTAGTGCTGTATAGCCTGGTTTTCTTGCTGGTGCTCCCAGTGCTCTCTCCTTAAATGGGCACtacacactgaaatctctgaaGGCTAGTGCCATTACTATTGCTAAATACCTTCTACAACCCAACTCCAaactgaaatattcctttaacatCATGTAACATATGCAGCTTAACAGCATATATTTTTGTGAGTACATGTATTTTTAGAGTCTATATTTTTACAGCGCATGGCCTCAACTGGAAAAACAAGCTGGTTGTTGCTGGTTTGGTCTATCATGCAAACACTTCTTCTAAGTACAGAAATTCCTCATGCGTGCATAAAGATCATAAAAACAGACTCGACTGAAGAAGAGTGACTTTTGAAATCCACTAAAGCAtcccttatttttttaaaaacattggcTTTTTGTCTGTatgatttttagatttaaaaaaaggttatggCACAAGTTTTTTGTTGCTAGAAGTTGCTTACGCATTTTATTGGATTCATGCCAGATTATCAAGTATCTGGCCCTTTTAAAATATGGATTTGTAACATTAATGAATCTTAAATGCTTTTAGGATCAATCAAGTCAGCTCTTATGTAAGCAAATGAAATAATCCTCATATTTAGGAACTTTTCATGGTGTAATTACCATGGGAAATGTCAGAATGATCTCTTGTAACCTCTCCTGTGTGAGGAGACCAGGACATCAAGGAATCAAACATTTATCAATCATAAGGTGATGGGGCAAGACTTTAAATCCATTCGTTTCTGTTTCGAGGTACGTACTTAGAAGCTATATGCTATGTTGACTACAAACACAGACATATGGCCATGAATTAAGTCAAACGTATGGTGACAAACTTCCACATGGACATACACAGAACCCAGAGCTGCCTCAAAAacaattactttaaaaacaataatgactaacaTTTAAAAGTCACACTTATTAAAGTCAAAGAATGTTAAAGAcaatataaaaacactgaaatgtctttGTTACCCTCTGCAGGTTGAAATCTCTTTGGGGCCTCACGTCAGCGTGCGCCATCATCCCGCAcatcaccatgacaacagcaaCCACAGTGGTCCTCATGTCTGCGTGGAGAAAAAGGGAAGCACTGGATGGATCTGAAAGGTGAAAAGAAAGGGTATCCGACCTAAGCCTGAAGTGAACTGAAGGCAGCTCTCACACAGGTACAGAGTGGCAAAGCCTGTGGCAATGTTTGCTTTTCTGCTGATCCGCCCACCTGCCCGTCAGCCAATCATTTCCAGGAGAGCAGGGAACAGTGGGTAAGTGTTGAAGATGTGTGGCTCCAAAACAAGCCTGACTCAGACTTTAACTTCCCGTAAATGCAGGAGTAGTTGGTACTGTGGTCGCCTGGTATCAGCTGAAGCTCATGAGCAGAACACAAGTATGATATGACTTTGTCATGCACAGTCATGGGTTGACTTTGTCATGcaatgaaggaaaaaataagtATATTTTACACTGCAGTACTGATTTACCCTGGTAttggtttaataaatcaatcatggtcaatatatttggcctttttgacaaaaaagaaaactctaaatgtcagagaaaacagatttctacaaagtaatgtcaattaaacaaaaatatgtttggtaaattaagtgactgcataaatattcacccttttaaaagtgactgaccaaatTTAACAGAAGTCCAGCCAGTTGGTAATAGTAGTTGAAATGGGAattacctgagtgcagtgaatgtgtctcaagagACTGttgtgtaaagacacctgtgtctggaaggtccaatcattagttcatcagtattcctggatacaattacaccatgaagacaaaagaacactccaagaaactcagagaaaagtataatgaaaagtataagtcagagaatggaaacaaagaaaatttccaaggcactgaacatccacagagttcagttaacttcatcaagaaatggaaagactATGTCATGCTTAAACCTGTCTAGATCACAAACAAGAAGTGACCGAACAAGAAGGAGACTcgtgagagaggccatcaagacacctgtaactactctgaaggagctacaAGCTTCACCAGCTGAGaggggagagactctgcatacaacaacagttacccaggttcttcaccagtcaaagctttatgggagcgtggcaaagagaaagagaaagttcTTTGTTCTGAAGAGACCACAACGGTGCTTTTAGggcatcagacaagatgccatgtttggcggacaccaaacacttcacatcaccacaaacacaccatccccactgtaaaacacagtggtggcagcatcatgctgtggggatggccctggaaggcttgtaaaggtagaaagtaaaatgaatgtggaaatCTGAGAAGGAGACTTGATGGAAGACGCACATATTGTTGATGTAATTGATGGGAGCTATCTGATGAGATAGACTAAAGAGATTTTGTGATActtttttgttaataaaatgATATTGTATATAATCATTGTATTTTGTATAGTTTCCTAATTTTTCAGTTGTATATTTCTCAAAAGTTACTGAGTAGCTGATTGATTAAATGCGTGTTATGTTTTCATAACACGCTGATAAGTCCTCATAGGGGAGCCATGAGTGTGTTTGGGGTCATATGTCAATGGTGAGTGTTCATAAAGAACACGTCTCTCTACTGCAGAAAATATACTTAAAGACTGATGAAGTGCTACTGCTTTATTTCTTCAGCATATTGTTTACCTACAAGAAACCTCAGCATGGTATTTTTCCACACCTGCTGGGAAAAATAACGTCTGAATTCTTGGCTTCAATTAAAGTTTGAGAGGCAAGTTTGAACAACTATCGACCGAGTCAGTAAACATAATTATTACTCAAGTCTTAACAAGAAGATCAAGTCATCCCTCTTATGAAAGAGACATCTCTATCAAAGACTGATTTTTAAACTGGCAGTATTTTCTGTCCAGTTAAAGCCTTAGAAGTACATGTGAAGttatcaaaataaatgtgcaaacatGCTAATCTACAGGGCCG encodes the following:
- the ptgdsa gene encoding prostaglandin D2 synthase a: MRTTVVAVVMVMCGMMAHADVRPQRDFNLQRFAGNWYRVGLAYDSPRFAPFRDKLKASMGTITPLTNGNVNLTMWDATPYGCVSRVYQYEKTNTPGQFTYFSTRHNMVKDITVVDTNYTDYALVLKHKVFHREYTQVALYGRSLTVRNNIIQKFKTFAKSLGFPAESILTPPPAENCPPSGSG